The genomic interval GGAGGTGCCGGAATAGGTGCGGGGCTTGGAGCAGCAGGAAATGAAATCTCAGGGGATGTGGTGGTAGAGTCCTGCTGTAGTGTACTCTCCATGGTGTGCGCAGACCCTGTCTACAAAGTCTACGTGGCAGCCCTGGTAAGAGCCCTCTGGTGATTCCACAGTTGCagatgcattttgttttcatccCAGCCAATGGAAGTGTAAACATGTAATTCGTCATAGGTCTACCTATACTGATACACACTTGTGCACTGGAAATTAAAAGGTAATTATAAATGCAACAGTAAGGCCATGAGTCAGGAATTTAACTCTTGACCATCAAGCATTCACAATCTGAATACTTATGGATTCTCAGatttcagaacatttcaaaTATGACATCCTTCATGACATTACACCAGTACATGAAATGACATCCCAGTACAAAAGGCAGTGATAACCTCAGGATTAGTGAAACTGCTAATGTGGAAAGTAACTAAAGCTATACGTGTCTAAATAATGGGATTCAGTTGGAATTCAGTGCTAAGAACAGTTAGGAGTTCAGCCATCAACAATTCTGATTCATGTGAAAGTTAGCATGTCTTGCCTTCATATCTTAGTTGATCTGAGTGCTGTCTTGGCCTCAAAGTAGCGTCAACTGTTCCTCCAACACTCTTTTGACCACTTTGTCACATGCACAAGAAGTGTGCATCTCAACCTCTAGCCAGCATCACATGCACAGGGGCGCACCCGTTTCACTGTGGTATCATGTGCACCAGTCACAAGTACGGCAGCTCGCGTTTTCTCATGACTACAGAGAACGCCAAGGTTCTAGCCACACAGACAGGGGAAGTTACACAATGCCAACTTGACTCATATATTTTGAGACGGATTACGATGGCAGATTAGGTCAGGGTGAACCAGAGAAACCAGAATGAAGACCTTGTGGCTTCAAAGTAAAAGTTTGGTTCCCAGACAGGTGGAAGTTATGATAAGCTCTGAGTTCTCGAAGGGTTTTCTGACAGTTTTGATGAATACTAATCATCCTGAGGTTCATGGCTTTCTTTGATTGAGAGGCACTTGGATTTCATATGTGTTTATTACTGATAATCGTGAACCTCTTCAGGATCTTAAGTACAACATTAAGattgtgttttccttttattGACTTTTCGATTGGGGTTATCGAAAGTTCTAAAGTTCAACGGAACAATAAGCCACACAGGCCAGTTTAAAACTTCACTTGAAACCAGGAAGACTGCAGAAGTGAATGGATCTTCAAGCTGGAACAGTagaaaaaggtttattttttccCACTCTTAACCAATTTCTGCTTCTTTTAAAGAGCAATAGCTCTTGGCTCTTTTCATGGCAGACTTCTGGGAGTTTGACGTTTCCCAGAGGCTCTATGAGCCAACGAgctgtgtttttatgaaaacaaGAAATGTTCTGTCCTTTTGGGGGCTTTCCAGCATATTTAACGAAGTCGGATTTTGCTGTATTCTTCTAAcacagaagggggggggggtctgtggaGTAAAAAAACGATGAGCACTCGTATTCAAGGGAAGGccaatgtgcaaatgtgtgcatcGACATGCTGTTTTGAAGGAGCTTTGGCGTTCCGTAAtagcttgctttttttttttttttttgcgctgTACTGGTGATGTTCATATTGGGAACAAACACTGTCTGCTGACTTGACTGTACTGGATAGAACAGCAATATTAACCGTGTTTGAATACGGGTGTGTGGAGTTGTGACTTTCTCCAGTGAGTGATCATTTCatctagttgtgtgtgtgtggtggtttgtttgttttttttgtgtgtgtgtttttcttttgtagcctggagtgtgtgtgtgtgtgtgtgtgtgtgtgtgtgtgtgtgtgtgggggggggggggggagtgtgggagtgtgggagaTATTGCTGAGATTATCAGGGCTGGGCAATGCTCCAGTTCAATGCATTATCAGTCACCACTCCCCTTCTCTCTGATAGTCAGGGTCAGGGTGAACTGTTTcttgtgcacacacgcacacatgcatgcgcacactcTCACTCAAATACAGCAACATGTTGAGCTGTTTGCTGCAGGTCTTGGTGTCCTTGTTGTCACAAGAATAGTCAGGCCATAATGTGCAAGGTGAAGGGTTCATGGCTTTCTGTTTTGCCCTGTGacactgcattacacacatacTACTATGTAAAGTTACCTATTCAGCTCGGCACAAGTGAGCATGTTTAATAGCTCTTCTCTCAGACAGTAAAACTGCATGCATGCAGGCCAATACTTTTTATCCATCATCTTTTAGTAATATGAGGCATCCATTGGTACCTATGTAATGTTGCATGTGCAATCTAGAATGTTGAGCCATAATGAAAACATGGTATTTGTACATGGTATGTATTTGTACATACTGAAGTGTTTGGGAGtcttattttgtatgtgtgtttgtgtttgaacagAAAACCCTGCGTGCCATGCTGGTCTACACACCATGCCACTCTCTGTCGGAGCGCAGTCGTCTCCAGCAGCTGCTCCGACCGGTGGTTGAGACCATCCTGGTCAAATGTGCCGATGCCAACAGGTGCCACACTCTCGTAGTCAAAGCAGAGTCAGCGCAAAGCACATCAGGGCCCAGTCGTTTAAAAGTAGAATACTGCCATCTAATGGCATATTGTTATAATTAGCACTGAAGTTGAATAGGAGGATTCACTGTTAAGTATTTTAAAAGAGAAATTTTTTTTGGTTGCAAAAagattaatgtaataatattttcattcataagtCATACGTATGgcttgtgtctgtctgtctctctgtgtgtgtgtgtgtgtgtgtgtgtgtgtgtgtgtgtgtgtgtgtgtgtgtgtgtgtgtgtgtgtgtgtgtgtgtgcgtgtgtgtgcatttgttcaCAGTCGCACCAGCCAGCTGTCTGTGTCCACTCTCCTGGAGCTGTGTAAAGGGCAGGTTGGGGAACTGGCTGTGGGTAGAGAAATTCTTAAAGCGGGTATGAATTGGTTTTAGTGACGTCTAATGTCATGGATACTTTTATAATTAAGTAAATTAGCTCAGAACTACAATTTTTTGCGATGCTTTACacaatattttttgttaaaaatgcaaatagaaTTAGGCAGTCTGTATACTGATGTATGCCTTTTTTCTTTACACTTATGTCCAAGAAATATATTCAAGAtaatattaaagtgtgtgtgtgtgtgtgtgtgtgtgtgtgtgtgtgtcaggttctATTGGTATAGGTGGAGTGGACTATGTGCTGAATTGTATCCTGGGCTCCCAGACGGAGGCCAATAACTGGCAGGCTCTGCTGGGCCGCCTGTGTCTGATCGACAGGCTACTCCTGGAATTCCCAGCCGAGTTCTACCCCCATATTGTGTCTTCAGTAGACTGTGGAAAGGCCCAGAACCAGGTGGAGAGGTACAGAACTGCCATGTCTAAATGGCAGTGTCTCTTTGATCTGAAGGGCATACCACTAACTCGAGCTCTGACCCAACAGCAGATCTCAGTGATCATACAttttgcaaaacatactgaaatcATTATCCATATAGGTTCCAGTAATAAAAGGGTGCAAATGAAATTTGTTAGATTTTACCCAGTTTGAGAAAGATGATTATGTAGTATTATGTTACTGTCGCTCTATTTTTTGCCAAGATTAGGTCCAGTGATGGATCAATGTATTCAACTATGCTGGCAGTTCTGTTTTTTGTGTAATACATTCTGATTGTGGTGATTGGTTTGGTATTTGTTCCAGGTATCAGAAGCTGCTGCCTCTACTGAGCTTTGCGCTACAGTCCATCGATAACTCCCACTCCATGGTGGGGAAGTTGTCCCGCCGCGTGTTCTTGAGCGCCGCCCGCATGGTGGCACGCGTGCCTCACGTCTTCGTCAAGCTGCTGGACATGCTCAGCGTCACCAGCTCCACCCACTACGCCCGGATGCGTCGTCGCCTCCTGGCCATCGCTGAGGAGATGGACATCTTGGAAGCCATTCACTTGGGCCTGGAGGATGTGCGGTCAGGCCCCGGGCAGCAGTGCGACGCCTTCCTGGAGCCCTCAGCACCCCACAACTCGCCCATCCACACCGAGAGGAACTCTCCCACCCATGGAGCGCAGCCGCCCACCTGCAGGGCAACCTGGGGCGGTGCAGCGAGCACCAGACCCGTGGACGAGATTGTAGAGAGGCTGGAAGCTATCGCCATGGCCCCCGCCGACCACCCAAAGCCCCCAGTGCAGCTTCGAAGCAGACCCCTGAGCCAGTGCCTGAACTCGCCCTCTTCCAATCACCCAGCCCCACTGCCCTCGCCCTCCTCCTGCCATGCCCCAGCCTTACCCCCAGACAAACCCAAAGCACGGCCACAGAGCTTCCACCCTGGCAAGCCCGCCCAGGCTTCCCCCGGTGCCCAGCGTAAGTTTCCCCTACAGAAGGCCACCGGTGGAGGGTCAAGCGGCAAGGACCCAGAAAAGCTGCCCTCGCCCCTGTTTGCTCAGGCCAGGCCGCTGCCTTCCAGCCAGGTCCATCGACCCCGGCCCTCACGACCCTCCCCCTCCGCCTCCTGTGAGGCTAAAGCTCCATGCCTCGGCATGAAGCTTGACCTCCAGGATGCTGCACCAGTGGACGGCGCCGTATTCGTCCCCAGCGAGGATGCAATCTTCACCCCTGTGGAGGAGAAGTTCCGCGGCCTTGACGCGTCAGCCGAGCTCAACTCCAGCATGGAGGACCTCCTGGAAACCTCCATGCCGGCAGTTGACAGCACAGTCACCTTCCAGTCGGAAGTGGCAGTGCTGTCGCCGGAGCAGGCGGGCACGGACGATGATGGATACAGCCAGGACGTGACGCAGAACCAGAAGTGCAAGGAGAAGATGgaggctgaggaagaggaagcgcTGGCTGTCGTCATGGCGATGTCTGAGTCCCAAGACGCCCTGCCCATCATCCCACAGCTGCAGGTGGACAAGGGAGAGGATGTCATCATCATTCAGGTGGATGTGAGTGTAGGAGTGGGCATATCAAATTTTtccttacatttgcatattactACACTTTCACACTTTCTTCATAGTCAATAAAAAGTCTATGCAAGTCTAAGAGGTGTCTTGTTCTCACTTGAGAGatgatatttgcatatttgagtTGAGGCCCATTCTGCCCGTGGCTTTAACCACACAGACCCCAGAGACACTGCCTGGGCATACCAAAGCGAAACAGCCCTACTGCGAGGGCATGGAGTGGCTGAAGGGACAGCAGATCGGCCTTGGAGCCTTCTCCTCCTGCTACCAGGCACAAGACGTTGGAACTGGAACACTAATGGCTGTCAAACAGGTGGGTTTAGGTGGCAATGGGTGGGTGCGAAAGATGCTGTTCTGCTTTGTTCAGAGCTAATCTTTTCCTCATGTTAAGACCTTAATCTTTGTTGGAATGATGGAATTTAATATGTATAGTATTAAATATATCCAATATGGAATATATGTAGTTTAAAAATGGAAGCTActtttggaattgaatgtgtgGTTTATTGCTTGTATTTTCCTTGGCACAAAATACTGCATGGAACAGCCATGTCAGTGTTCCGTGCTATTCTGCATTCCTCAGACCAGTTACGGTTTCTTTTTGCACAAGTGTTTTGCTGGAAATCAGGGCTGGGAGCTATTCTTTGCGATGACCGGTTCACTTCATTATAAAGTTGCTTAACAGCTCCAGTCACTGCAGGTGTTTGACAAGATGGATAATTTGTATTTGTCtagattgtttttgttttgagtgtttCGTTTTGTGTGCAAATCGGCAGAAGACACATTCAAATGCCGAAGGGCATGGAGAGAGGCTATAAGAGGCTTACCACCTCCTGTGTAGAACCAGTCCGCGAATCCCTATATCATTTAAGCCATCCAACTCTATTGCCTCTGCAACTCTGAGCACAGTTGACTAACCATGCTGAGCACGGTTTCTAAGTGTCCTGTGCTTAGAACTTAGAAAGTGAATAGAACTGTTAGTCCATACTCTTTTGGGCTCTATAGTGGAAAAGGGTGTTTTTAATTGTGGCCAAACCCAGAGATGTGTAGCTTCAGTTCAGGAGGACTACAGTGCTCACTAGCATAGTTTACTCTTAATATCCCAGAAGTGACTCATCAGTCACTTGGTAATGTCAAACAGTTCAGTTTAATTTCACTCCAAACATTGTCCTCACATCGTGGTTCAGGGGATACAAGGCTCATCCTGCCAGACTGAAGACAGTGCAGATTCTCTCGCCTGACTCGTGTTGCCGCCTCACAGGTGACGTATGTGCGGAACACCTCGTCGGAGCAGGAGGAAGTAGTGGAGGCCCTCCGGGAGGAGATCCGTATGATGAGCCATCTCAACCACCCCAACATCATCCGCATGCTGGGTGCAACCTGCGAGAAGAACAACTACAACCTCTTTGTAGAATGGATGGCAGGTGGGCTGTAGGATGAGAGATGGAGGTTTGGATATGGGTGTGGGCAGTTTGTGGAAACTTGAACATATTCACCAACATGCTATGAAGACTAATGAGTAACAGAGTGTGTAAAATCAGGGCAAGCAAACTGCATTTAGTTCTTCCAGAGTTAGAACTGcccaaaaatgttttactggaAAATGTATGCAGAGGACTGTTCTTACATTAGTAGTACGGTTGACACAACAGGCTGACACGTATTTTGATTGAGGAATAAAAGATCTctcgcactcactcactctcttctttCAGGCGGCTCTGTGTCTCATCTCCTGAACAAGTATGGGGCCTTTAAGGAAGGCGTGATCATCAACTACACAGAGCAACTGCTCCGAGGCCTGGCTTACCTCCACGAGAACCAGATCATCCACCGTGACATCAAAGGTGATCTGCACACTGCCTGCTAGATCACTTGGGATCCTATAACCCTTCTTCATTCAGTCTGTGCCTCTGATTTGCCTGGAATTTGGTAGGAGCAGTAGTAGAGATCTGAAAAGGAGGAACAGGCACAAAGACTTTCTCTTAGGGTTCCTTTatgcatgtgtaaatgtataaatgagaAGCATCAGGGACTTATCAGCCCTGTAGTACATCATGAGTTGCCAAGCTAGCTGTTTCAAGAAGACTAAAACTAAATCAGATGTGTTGCATTCAAAttcttttttgccttttaatgCTCTATTCAGACTACATGATATTTTTCAACTTTCACAACAGTCACTGTACCAGATTAGGTAGCCTTACTGACACAAATACTTGGTGTGTCTTGGTTGGGCAACACTGTCAATTTGGTGCTGACCAATCATTGTGCATGTCTTTGCACAAGTTCATAGGTCTTCAGGGAGGAGGGTGAAGAAATTCAGTTATGGCTGCAGAAGCACTACGTGTGGTGATGCTGGTTTTgtgttcagaaaagaaaaagaaacaaatgtgaaCCCATTCCTGGGTGGCAGAAAGAGCACAGTACGGGCCGTCTATCCCTTAAAAAGAACTGGAGAGAACTGATAAGGTctcaaaaatattacaaatattaacaCGTTCCTGGTTCACTTTATGTACACAGAAGGAAAATGATGTGGTTGCGAAACCGTCTAACCCATATAACTGAGATCAGATGGTTTCGTAATCACTATAACTGAGATCATGTATTGGAATTTGTATAGTTTGACCATGAAATACGTTGAGCTCACTAACACAGAAATCTACCTTTTGTATACTTCACCAGAGATGACTCAGTGACTTTCTGATATACCACACCAGTGTTATTGGTGTTGTTGTGGTTTCTCATTCTCCTGCACATGCTCACTCCATCTCATTCTCTCAGTTCAATTCATTGGTGCTTTACTGACATGACGAATATTTACTTTTGTATTGCCAAAGttttgatgaagaaatgaacatgGTAAACAAAAGATATAATGGGCAACAATACTATAACtgataacaacaataataatataataactaaTGCtgttatcatttattattaatattattattattattattatataattacaaaaGGCTATGATATGGTatggtcactcactgtcccttagactgtggcaggagtgaagGTACAGCGCACAGTCTCTGCCTCTTTACGTAGCCAGAATTGTTTTGTCTGCCAGTCTCTATGGCCAGACGGTGGTCTCTGAGTCTGTTCTTGGTCAGGGTGGacctcactttctcactctcactgtccAACCTCGTGTAGGTGCCAACCTGTTGATTGACAGCACAGGTCAGAGGCTGCGGATAGCTGACTTTGGTGCCGCTGCCAGGCTGGCCTCCAAGGGCACAGGCGCGGGCGAGTTCCAGGGCCAGCTCCTAGGCACCATCGCCTTCATGGCCCCCGAAGTAAGACTGGCCAATCAGCGCACATATCAATGCACCAGCATGCTTCATTAATGCCTGGCCCCCAGCCTAATGCCAAACATGGGCATTCCATCTTCTCCAAATTAACTTGCTTATCTTGGTTATAtgaatatacaacatttattttgtccCGCTCTAGATTTTCCTTTTATGAAGCAAGTGCCCACGCGGACACAGACGTTGCCTTTTAACTTGCGGCATTTAAATGTCAATGGCCTCTGGCAACACCGTGGCCAAGTCCGGTGACCCCTCTGTGTGGCATTCAGTCACGTGGCCCACTGGAGAAACTGGGCAAAGTGGATTTAGACCTCTCGCTAACTCTAAATGAAAGGAAATTGTAATCCTTTTGAGATGGCCAGATTAGGCCGGCCCCTTAATGCCTTGTTATCTTTGTGGGCCCAAACCTTGTTTAATTGGGAGGCCGTTCAGCAAATCTCCTCCCTGACAACAAACTTCATTACTGAAGCCTCTTCATGCACGACAGAGGCCCTACCCTACTCCCAATCCCCTACCCCCTCTTCGCCTCCTATTCTTCTCCAAGTGAATGCTAAATAATAAACGCGCTCTTAGAAGATTGATCTCTGGAAGTTCTTAAAGTGGATGAATGAAAGGGTGCTTAATTGCTGTGGCCAAAACTACTGTGAAAGTGCAGTTATAAAACCTCACATTTGCTTTGTATCGAAAGCATTTTTTGCAGTTTTCTTACCACAGTAAAATGCTGCCTGACTAGTAATATTAGGTGAAGGTCTTTGAGGAGGCACAGCAGCTAAATGCTAGGTGTCTTGTCAAAACTAATTTTGCTGACTATCGATAAAACAGACTGCTGAAGAATTGACAACTTCTCCAGTATCAGTTAAATAATATAGCACATGGTATGTGTAGTGTacaataaagtgtgtgtaagtggtgtaggCACTTTGTGTACGGGCTCTTAATGGTGCTGTTTGCCACTGCAGGTGTTGCGAGGACAGCAGTATGGCCGTAGCTGTGACGTGTGGAGTGTGGGTTGCGCCATCATCGAGATGTCCTGCGCCAAGCCCCCTTGGAATGCAGAGAAGCACTCCAACCACTTGGCTCTCATATTCAAGGTCAGTCACATGGCAAAACAACCATTATGTGCATGtggttcctctcctctcttcttctaTTCTGTAACTAAGGGCAGCTGTATTATGAAGCTCGGATGACAGTAAACTTTAAtcattttgtgaaaaccaaaagaaaTAACCGAGAGCAATGCTTTTGACAGTGACATTTTTTTAAGAAATCTATTAAGTTGTCTGTCGGTTTGCAGAAGCCTGCCTGTTAAGCACACTAATGTGTACCCACCCTCAGATTGCCAGTGCCACCACCGCACCCACCATCCCCTCACACCTGTCCCCGGGCCTGAGGGACGTCACCCTGCGCTGCCTGGAACTGCAGCCTGCTGACCGGCCTCCCTCCCGGGAGCTGCTCAAACACCCCATCTTCCGCCACTGGTAGCCCTGAGGCCCCAGAGAAGCCACGCTAGCACACCACTACTGCTATTACTACTGAAGGGACTGTCTGGTCCTGTTCCCCTCAGCACTAGTGCTAGCTCTGTCGCACGtgcgctcacgcacacacacacacacacaaacaaacagtgggTCCTTACTGCTGTAGCCTtagcacataaaacaaaagcagCCTAAGACTCACCTTCCTTGACAGTGCCTTTGTGAGAGTGCCATGTCCTTATACTTTCTCGGTCAAGGCGAGTCTCTGTGCTGTGGGgaatgcttctttttttttgcgggggggggggggggggggggaatttatCAAAGGAAGGAGCTTcttgttgaggtttttttttgtttgtttgtttgtttttgtttttttctttctttctttcttcaaatGTATGTAGCCAGATTTTTTTCCCAGTCAGATTGCAGGGACTCTGCAGACCCCTGAGaactgattatttttgtttaacatAAAGGCATAATGAAGCCTGTTTTTTAATTGATGGCTTTGAACTTCTCACAGTTACTTTATTTGTGCTTTCATTTGTGCTTTTTACTGTTGGGCTATCACGTTTTctcttgtaaaatgtaaaacaccaTGAGTGAATCAGGGAAAGGTGATTTTGGAAAGGAAGAGAGGCTAGTTCAGCCAGTGTGATGCTGAATGAGGACGCTTCTAATGCCTGTATTTGTCtacatgtgtttttttcctccaaatctCATTGGAATTCCCTTGTAAatggttgattttttttatgtgttacAGGTAAGGATATATTAGCTTTCTGGGTTTAACTGAGGTTCTGTTTTGGGCTTTCAATTGACTTAGACCCAGTCCCAGTTGCACATCCACACTGAATTCTTAACAATGTTACGATAAAAATGtcttgcatttcattttgcccATATGTCTTTGGTTATAAATTCATGAGCCTTCAGCTATCATTTTTATTGAGGTAGCtttttaagagagagagagagagagagaatttctcATCAGTCATGTTTTCGGTGCTGTTTGATGTCACgcaattttaaatatatttttttttaaatgtagtgtgAGATTTGTTTTAGTGCTTCCTAAAGCAGATATccagtaaaaaatattttaaaaggatCAGTGTCCACCTGAGCATTTCTGATGCACCTCATGGTCTTCTCTGTAATGAATATAAATGCTGTTGATCGTTGTGGTGGAGGGATGTCACTGAGATTCTGCCTTTTTCTTCTTACAAATATTGTTGGATTTGAAAAGAAACCTGCTCCTTTCTTTTTGATAAGAAATGCTGAGCATGTTTCTAAATCATGTTAATCATATGATTATAATATAATCATATGAGCTATAATCATATGAGCTATAACTCTTCAAGTGTTGGTGTTCTAGTGGTCATCACTGAAAAGAtaagatcatttttgaaaaattcaaAAATGCTTGGAAAATTTTGCATTACAACTTTGAACTTCCTTTACTCAAATCAAGTGAAGGGAGGTCAACAATTTGACAATTTCAAGATTATTTTTAAGAGAagtaaaactttatttaatgCAAGTCTTATTGCTTTGTGTAGAGTACAAGCTGATCAGGCTTGAAGAGTTaagatgtaaatatatatgaatttttggtagctaaatttattttacttgACTCCTGTATTTTTATACCACACTTTTtccataaaaacatatttttgtttctgcttcggatttttttttcttttatctttcttttcaaTGTCTTTTGTAAAAGCTTTAAAGTTAGTTATGCACTCTTTGCCTTTTATATACTGGAAAACCGATCAGTTTGGTCAAATTCATAAAAGCTAATCAGTATTACTTAAGGCAAAAGCCTGTAATTTGACACTTCAGTTGTTCTTCAGTTTGCTTCCTTTTCTGGCCATGTTTTAGGTTTATTTTCTGCCTGTGTATTGTCATCTTGGATCTAAGCTGGACTGGAATTGTGTGAAAAGATGCTGTTTCTTGTTACTTGGTacttttccctctctcatcctcttccctgttttctctccccacccccctttctttgaaaaaaaagactATTGCTGTTTTATTCCAATCTCTACTACCTCAGGTGTCCTATAGAGTTTTCCTCTACCAAAGTTCACTTTctcgatatatatatatattattatatataaatatatattcttttggctgttatttgtttttgatctCTCTTTTTCAAAGATTTCCAGGGCTTAAGGGCTAACTTTTATTAGcaccttttttttattgtgcaaaTAAACTCATGAGATCTCTGggttaagaaaaaaatgaaattggCTTAAGCTGTATCCTTTAATCTTAAGTATATTTGagatgttttaattattaaagttTTTACCCCATTTGAAGCATTTTATAACAAATTTGACTTATTTTGGTgttcatctttaaaaaataaaaatgggaAAATGGTCTTGTAACTCTCGTATatattttgtcctgttttttCAGACTCTTGTGTATTTCTGCTATAATGTTTTACAGGTGTAGTATAGCAGATGCCAAACAGAAAGGAACTGCAAATAAAAAGTCAGCTGCAGGTAATGATGGCATTTCCCTACTTTCAGGAGGGTATTTGAAAAATTATTGCAATACTCTGTCAGAGATACAGCAACATTTCTCTGAGTAGACCTTTGCAAGACTCCAGCACAATGTGCAAATCTAATTTCATTAGGCTTTGTTGGCGCTATTTGTACACAGTAGTAGAGcaagtaatttatttcattatccTAGTGCATACAGCTAAAATATGGTGATTTATAGGAAGAGTACATGAATTGAACATGGTGGCAACATGCCAACtagatgaaataaatgtaaactaaaTTTTAAAGGAGAATTCAGATGCAGTATATTTAAATACCTAGAGCCAGACTTGATGCCATAAGGAGGCCTGTAAGACTGGTTTGGAGTCAGTAATAGTCATTATATGGAGTCATTATATGACTGAAAGGAAGAGGAACTTAAAGAATACTGATCTGGGTTCTAGCATTTCATAAAGTATGGTGTTAAGAAACAAGACTGGTGATCATGTATTCAGTTGGAAGAGCAGTGTACAGATTTCTTTTAGGCAGGGGAGTCAACTGGCACAGAAAGACTCGGTGTACTTTCTGTatttaaaaactcaaatatcCAATACTTAAAAAATAGGATGAAAGACCTATAAGAACTGATTTTAGATCAGTCCAAGATTAAGAGGTGGTAACATGCTGGGTTGAAGCCTCCGAGGTCTCATGCACCCATTGTGTTATCTATCTCccttctgctttctctttctttctcgctGCTGAAGTCTAACCTCTCTCCTGCGTAGGTAGGATGGCTTGTGTTAGACTGTGAGGTTGATGAGGTTGTAATAAAGAATGCGCAAACAAGAACTcagtatttttacttttaatgttttCCACTGATAGAGCATGGCTTCTAGATGagtgtaaaaataattaaacatctGCTTCCTATGCTCAGAAATTGTGAGAGCTTTCAGAGGTTATTTACTGACTCTGAACAGCAACTTGCTGACAGTGAGCAAAACATGGACTGGCTCAAAGCTAAATTTAGGTGACACCTCTGGCCTCTAATAACTATATTTCCTTAGAGGAAGACCAATGTGACTGTGAATCAGACGACTTTCATGTTAAAGCATCTAAAATTATGCTAGCTCAAATACATCCACTAACTGGTGACTTCTGAGGTAGGTAATAAC from Electrophorus electricus isolate fEleEle1 chromosome 17, fEleEle1.pri, whole genome shotgun sequence carries:
- the map3k1 gene encoding mitogen-activated protein kinase kinase kinase 1 isoform X1 — its product is MATAGSRTSSSRLLDSNNVGNGPQGSSSISGFSSSPGKAKRNAGENSQWRRKELRKVRSVDLDKTEALLLSPETGTAPISAQLHFLSASSPGAVQATLLQQTHHIQQSNSLTEHPFIDKTSNSLASAAQELLKTSFKNSSDHLSADNAATGTSVEVNFTQHSRDMENKETLRGLQKIEDRPEERMIREKLKATCMPTWKHEWLERRNRRGPVVVKPIPLRPDGSEAGRQALEAGSDSPGSSSSHSRGLRSPSPSPSSSSTSSTSSSAKTGGKPESPGLRRKRASPVPFQSGRVTPPRRAPSPDGFSPYSPEETNRRVNKVMRARLYLLQQIGPNSFLIGGDSPDNKYRVFIGPQTCSCGRGTFCIHVLFVMLRVFQLESSDPLLWRKTLKNFEVESLFQKYHNRRSSRIKAPSRNTIQKFVSRMSNSHTSCTSSSLPSSNESSMKDEEEQMCPICLLDMLDEESLTVCEEGCRNKLHHHCMSIWAEECRRNHEPLICPLCRAKWKSHDFYSHDPASAVESPTSRSQSQPSSFTSSSSHTEGQRAAQEGDFSLPHYGVQQIPQTYKDLAEPWIKVFGLELVGCLFSRNWNIREMALRRLSHDVSGALLLANGERSLASGGAGIGAGLGAAGNEISGDVVVESCCSVLSMVCADPVYKVYVAALKTLRAMLVYTPCHSLSERSRLQQLLRPVVETILVKCADANSRTSQLSVSTLLELCKGQVGELAVGREILKAGSIGIGGVDYVLNCILGSQTEANNWQALLGRLCLIDRLLLEFPAEFYPHIVSSVDCGKAQNQVERYQKLLPLLSFALQSIDNSHSMVGKLSRRVFLSAARMVARVPHVFVKLLDMLSVTSSTHYARMRRRLLAIAEEMDILEAIHLGLEDVRSGPGQQCDAFLEPSAPHNSPIHTERNSPTHGAQPPTCRATWGGAASTRPVDEIVERLEAIAMAPADHPKPPVQLRSRPLSQCLNSPSSNHPAPLPSPSSCHAPALPPDKPKARPQSFHPGKPAQASPGAQRKFPLQKATGGGSSGKDPEKLPSPLFAQARPLPSSQVHRPRPSRPSPSASCEAKAPCLGMKLDLQDAAPVDGAVFVPSEDAIFTPVEEKFRGLDASAELNSSMEDLLETSMPAVDSTVTFQSEVAVLSPEQAGTDDDGYSQDVTQNQKCKEKMEAEEEEALAVVMAMSESQDALPIIPQLQVDKGEDVIIIQVDTPETLPGHTKAKQPYCEGMEWLKGQQIGLGAFSSCYQAQDVGTGTLMAVKQVTYVRNTSSEQEEVVEALREEIRMMSHLNHPNIIRMLGATCEKNNYNLFVEWMAGGSVSHLLNKYGAFKEGVIINYTEQLLRGLAYLHENQIIHRDIKGANLLIDSTGQRLRIADFGAAARLASKGTGAGEFQGQLLGTIAFMAPEVLRGQQYGRSCDVWSVGCAIIEMSCAKPPWNAEKHSNHLALIFKIASATTAPTIPSHLSPGLRDVTLRCLELQPADRPPSRELLKHPIFRHW